One window of the Cotesia glomerata isolate CgM1 linkage group LG10, MPM_Cglom_v2.3, whole genome shotgun sequence genome contains the following:
- the LOC123272480 gene encoding histone-lysine N-methyltransferase EHMT2 isoform X1, producing MSEEKDMSKEGCPEEELEDDDMATINAVGDKVSIQKILEGMTNEFNRSIHNNSAAKSIEEQQQDDTSSKIGTDAEYLDEEDINNDNDDDNDQSNDIALDKESESVDINSINAEDHQQIDEDRQEQEEEQEEHEADVEAEAEPEAEPEPEPEAEEEEEEEEEEEEEEEEEEEVGLVESLEDPEIIELPRAETKKDNIPRIVLTFRTIDETTNDGRKTKISSCASNLSLVPDELSNCDQIGGVSVKIEHSDDHSDVVEKSDVEENNDEHDEEVKSDCNDKDQEQEQQAEVINYDNLVDAVVENEETEVQAEELAEKPAEVNSVDDTVRSDPSIEGLLEGEIASIESAAVVDQEKKDQEDQEGSNVATGDNQAPSTRKRRRRTRFRAFSDSTEETPSLKRSARRLCKESGKSTVLESAMAIKEKSYSTEENKKRKYTKPGRPRRANVKEVKVVNSYTEHNNYSDNSINDSKVSSPGDSTANDASLIEDPQNSSVEYEGMPKLSPMVKDSPAKIETVDDTSASDVDKPFLKPAGRKKDRGRPRNNSYVRKIIKNDSFEDGSSVAEAGKNNDYPEEYHVPMKRTRRTMVPSPSPAEGQASKPESSAVFSETYEQSMICLCQVRSQLYVTITGSGTPLFCTAIDSIDNRLIGCCNEVDGNDVAMRRPSTRVPFIILCCAHKERLLRHNCCPSCGLFCTQGKFVQCINGHQFHRDCEVYVNKKPVCPHCANETSNVDVLITMTGSRKPVYIPTRRKFSKLPSAKMSLPGKGDNTKLAERPPSPLVKPEDIKIPEVTVNTNERSERFTIISLYTSVKNGDLDKLVNVLACGYNANHPFREYSHRTALHIAADRGHLGCVHALVQAGAQLDVMDKNQLTPLMLAAMEGKTEIVRYLVRVGADVTLKGEDGMTALHMAAKSGHLESCKIILSECKVPRTLVDSVDDGGWTSLIWACEFCHTDVARFLIEKKCDPLIRDAEQNIALHWSAYSGSSEITEMLLNEECDVNAVNVHGDTPLHIAARQDQYAVSVLLLARGAKVSEVNAAGETAINCCTTDGDTMAALRLNAKVIELSENMWEKTTRILTNDISRGKESNPIQCVNGFDSEDKPTDFLYVVENCFTSNINVDRTITSLQSCHCEDNCSSEKCLCGNISLRCWYDEEGKLIPEFNYADPPMLFECNQACACNRITCNNRVVQHGLTQRFQLFRTKGKGWGLRSLRHIPKGSYVCEYVGEIISDSEADHREDDSYLFDLDNRDGETYCIDARRYGNLARFINHSCAPNLLPVRVFVEHQDLHFPRIAFFANRNIEADEELGFDYGEKFWIIKYKSFTCTCGALSCRYSEKTIQVTLDNYRKKIQQEEILAGQLN from the exons atgtcCGAAGAAAAAGATATGAGTAAGGAGGGTTGTCCGGAAGAAGAGCTTGAGGATGATGATATGGCGACTATAAATGCTGTAGGTGATAAAGTTagtatacaaaaaatattagaagGCATGACCAATGAGTTTAATCGAAGTATTCATAACAATTCAGCTGCTAAGAGTATTGAGGAACAGCAACAAGACGATACTAGTTCTAAGATCGGTACTGATGCTGAGTATTTAGATGAAGAggatattaataatgataatgacgaTGATAATGATCAAAGTAATGATATTGCTCTAGACAAAGAGTCTGAGTCGGTGGATATTAATAGTATTAACGCTGAAGATCATCAGCAGATTGATGAAGATCGGCAAGAACAAGAAGAAGAACAAGAAGAACATGAAGCTGATGTTGAAGCTGAAGCTGAACCTGAAGCTGAACCTGAACCTGAACCTGAAgctgaagaagaagaagaagaagaagaagaagaagaagaagaagaagaagaagaggaaGAAGTGGGACTGGTTGAGAGCCTTGAAGATCCGGAAATTATTGAGTTGCCTCGAGCTGAAACCAAAAAGGATAACATTCCAAGAATTGTTTTGACCTTTAGGACGATTGATGAGACGACCAATGACGGCAGGAAGACTAAAATATCTAGTTGCGCTTCTAATTTAAGCTTAGTACCGGATGAACTTAGTAATTGTGATCAAATTGGCGGCGTCTCGGTTAAGATTGAACATTCAGATGATCATTCTGATGTTGTTGAAAAGTCAGATGTTGAAGAGAACAATGATGAACATGACGAAGAGGTCAAGTCGGATTGCAATGACAAAGATCAAGAGCAAGAGCAGCAAGCCGAGGtgattaattatgataatttagtTGATGCTGTCGTTGAAAATGAAGAAACTGAAGTTCAAGCTGAAGAGCTAGCAGAGAAGCCCGCTGAAGTTAATTCAGTTGATGACACTGTGAGAAGTGATCCTTCAATTGAAGGATTACTTGAAGGAGAAATAGCTTCAATTGAATCTGCAGCGGTAGTTGATCAAGAGAAGAAAGACCAAGAAGACCAAGAAGGATCTAATGTTGCTACTGGTGATAATCAGGCACCCTCGACGAGAAAACGGAGGAGAAGGACGAGATTTAGAGCTTTTAGTGACTCGACTGAAGAAACACCTAGTCTAAAACGATCCGCGCGCCGACTTTGTAAGGAATCTGGCAAGAGTACGGTTTTAGAAAGTGCCATGGCGATTAAAGAAAAGTCTTATTCTACCGAGGagaataaaaaacgaaaatacACTAAGCCAGGTCGGCCTAGACGGGCTAATGTTAAGGAAGTTAAAGTTGTTAACTCTTATACTGAGCACAATAATTATTCTGACAATTCTATTAATGATTCTAAAGTCTCCAGTCCGGGAGATAGTACTGCCAATGATGCATCGTTAATTGAAGATCCACAAAATTCGTCAGTTGAGTATGAGGGTATGCCTAAACTGTCGCCTATGGTTAAAGATTCGCCGGCAAAGATCGAAACTGTTGACGATACCTCGGCTTCGGATGTTGATAAACCGTTTTTGAAACCTGCTGGGAGAAAGAAGGACCGTGGAAGGCCTAGGAATAATAGCTATGTtaggaaaattattaaaaatgattcttTTGAAG ATGGATCTTCAGTTGCAGAAGctggaaaaaataatgactatccagaag aaTATCACGTCCCAATGAAAAGAACTCGCAGAACTATGGTGCCAAGTCCCAGTCCAGCTGAGGGACAAGCATCAAAACCAGAATCATCAGCAGTATTTAGTGag actTATGAACAATCGATGATATGTTTGTGTCAAGTGAGATCGCAGCTATACGTAACGATAACAGGATCAGGAACGCCGCTATTTTGTACAGCGATAGATTCAATAGACAACAGATTAATAGGATGTTGTAATGAAGTAGATGGCAATGACGTAGCAATGAGACGGCCGAGTACACGAGTAccattcattattttatgcTGTGCTCATAAAGAACGTTTATTACGTCACAATTGCTGTCCGTCGTGTGGTTTATTTTGTACTCAAGGTAAATTTGTACAATGTATAAACGGACATCAATTTCATCGTGACTGCGAAGTTTACGTCAACAAAAAACCTGTTTGTCCTCACTGTGCCAATGAGACGTCTAATGTCGACGTTTTGATAACTATGACAGGATCTCGTAAGCCTGTTTATATTCCAACAaggagaaaattttcaaaacttccCTCTGCGAAGATGAGTTTGCCTGGTAAGGGTGATAACACTAAACTCGCGGAAAGACCACCGAGTCCTTTGGTCAAGCCGGAGGATATTAAGATACCTGAAGTCACTGTGAATACCAACGAACGTTCAGAGCGATTTACTATAATAAGTCTTTATACTTCTGTTAAAAATGGCGATTTAGATAAATTAGTCAATGTTTTag CTTGTGGTTATAATGCTAATCACCCATTTCGTGAGTACTCACATCGTACAGCGCTTCATATAGCTGCCGACCGCGGTCACTTGGGATGTGTTCATGCGCTGGTTCAAGCTGGTGCTCAATTAGATGTTATGGATAAGAATCAATTGACACCTTTGATGCTAGCCGCAATGGAAGGAAAGACTGAAATTGTACGTTATTTAGTACGTGTTGGTGCTGACGTTACGCTTAAAGGAGAAGATGGTATGACTGCTTTACATATGGCCGCTAAGTCTGGACATCTTGAGTCCTGTAAGATTATTTTGTCTGAATGTAAAGTGCCTAGGACTTTAGTAg atTCTGTTGATGATGGTGGATGGACGAGTTTAATTTGGGCTTGTGAATTCTGTCATACAGACGTAGCACGATTTTTAATAGAGAAAAAATGTGATCCTTTGATAAGAGACGCCGAACAAAATATAGCCTTGCACTGGAGTGCTTATAGCGGTAGTTCTGAGATTACAGAGATGTTATTGAACGAAGAGTGCGATGTCAATGCTGTTAATGTTCACGGTGACACGCCGTTACATATAGCAGCACGACAGGACCAGTATGCTGTTAGCGTTTTGTTGTTAGCACGCGGTGCCAAAGTATCAGAAGTTAATGCTGCTGGAGAGACGGCTATAAATTGCTGCACGACTGATGGTGATACTATGGCAGCGTTGAGATTAAATGCCAAAGTTATTGAATTGTCGGAGAATATGTGGGAAAAAACAACAAGAATTCTTACTAATGATATTTCTCGTGGTAAAGAATCAAATCCTATACAGTGTGTTAATGGGTTTGATTCAGAGGATAAGCCAACAGATTTTTTGTATGTGGTGGAAAATTGTTTTACAAGTAATATTAATGTTGACAGAACAATAACTTCGTTGCAGTCCTGTCACTGCGAAGATAATTGTAGCTCGGAAAAATGTCTTTGTGGTAATATTAGTTTAAGATGTTGGTATGATGAAGAAGGAAAACTAATTCCGGAGTTTAATTATGCTG atccACCAATGTTATTTGAGTGTAATCAAGCCTGTGCTTGCAATAGAATAACGTGCAATAATCGTGTAGTTCAACATGGATTGACTCAGCGATTCCAACTATTTAGAACGAAAGGGAAAGGATGGGGTCTAAGAAGTTTGCGCCATATACCTAAGGGTAGTTACGTCTGTGAATATGTCGGGGAAATAATATCTGATTCCGAAGCTGATCATCGTGAAGATGATTCTTACCTTTTTGATTTGGATAATCGA gatgGAGAGACTTATTGTATTGATGCAAGGCGATATGGTAATCTAGCACGTTTTATAAATCATTCATGTGCTCCTAACTTACTTCCAGTACGTGTTTTCGTTGAGCATCAGGATTTACATTTTCCTAGGATAGCGTTTTTCGCAAATCGTAATATTGAAGCTGACGAAGAACTcgg ATTCGATTATGGAGAAAAGTTttggataataaaatataaatcattCACATGTACATGTGGTGCATTAAGTTGTCGATACTCGGAGAAAACAATCCAAGTGACGTTAgataattacagaaaaaaaatccaacAAGAAGAGATATTAGCTGgccaattaaattaa
- the LOC123272480 gene encoding histone-lysine N-methyltransferase EHMT2 isoform X2 produces the protein MSEEKDMSKEGCPEEELEDDDMATINAVGDKVSIQKILEGMTNEFNRSIHNNSAAKSIEEQQQDDTSSKIGTDAEYLDEEDINNDNDDDNDQSNDIALDKESESVDINSINAEDHQQIEEEHEADVEAEAEPEAEPEPEPEAEEEEEEEEEEEEEEEEEEEVGLVESLEDPEIIELPRAETKKDNIPRIVLTFRTIDETTNDGRKTKISSCASNLSLVPDELSNCDQIGGVSVKIEHSDDHSDVVEKSDVEENNDEHDEEVKSDCNDKDQEQEQQAEVINYDNLVDAVVENEETEVQAEELAEKPAEVNSVDDTVRSDPSIEGLLEGEIASIESAAVVDQEKKDQEDQEGSNVATGDNQAPSTRKRRRRTRFRAFSDSTEETPSLKRSARRLCKESGKSTVLESAMAIKEKSYSTEENKKRKYTKPGRPRRANVKEVKVVNSYTEHNNYSDNSINDSKVSSPGDSTANDASLIEDPQNSSVEYEGMPKLSPMVKDSPAKIETVDDTSASDVDKPFLKPAGRKKDRGRPRNNSYVRKIIKNDSFEDGSSVAEAGKNNDYPEEYHVPMKRTRRTMVPSPSPAEGQASKPESSAVFSETYEQSMICLCQVRSQLYVTITGSGTPLFCTAIDSIDNRLIGCCNEVDGNDVAMRRPSTRVPFIILCCAHKERLLRHNCCPSCGLFCTQGKFVQCINGHQFHRDCEVYVNKKPVCPHCANETSNVDVLITMTGSRKPVYIPTRRKFSKLPSAKMSLPGKGDNTKLAERPPSPLVKPEDIKIPEVTVNTNERSERFTIISLYTSVKNGDLDKLVNVLACGYNANHPFREYSHRTALHIAADRGHLGCVHALVQAGAQLDVMDKNQLTPLMLAAMEGKTEIVRYLVRVGADVTLKGEDGMTALHMAAKSGHLESCKIILSECKVPRTLVDSVDDGGWTSLIWACEFCHTDVARFLIEKKCDPLIRDAEQNIALHWSAYSGSSEITEMLLNEECDVNAVNVHGDTPLHIAARQDQYAVSVLLLARGAKVSEVNAAGETAINCCTTDGDTMAALRLNAKVIELSENMWEKTTRILTNDISRGKESNPIQCVNGFDSEDKPTDFLYVVENCFTSNINVDRTITSLQSCHCEDNCSSEKCLCGNISLRCWYDEEGKLIPEFNYADPPMLFECNQACACNRITCNNRVVQHGLTQRFQLFRTKGKGWGLRSLRHIPKGSYVCEYVGEIISDSEADHREDDSYLFDLDNRDGETYCIDARRYGNLARFINHSCAPNLLPVRVFVEHQDLHFPRIAFFANRNIEADEELGFDYGEKFWIIKYKSFTCTCGALSCRYSEKTIQVTLDNYRKKIQQEEILAGQLN, from the exons atgtcCGAAGAAAAAGATATGAGTAAGGAGGGTTGTCCGGAAGAAGAGCTTGAGGATGATGATATGGCGACTATAAATGCTGTAGGTGATAAAGTTagtatacaaaaaatattagaagGCATGACCAATGAGTTTAATCGAAGTATTCATAACAATTCAGCTGCTAAGAGTATTGAGGAACAGCAACAAGACGATACTAGTTCTAAGATCGGTACTGATGCTGAGTATTTAGATGAAGAggatattaataatgataatgacgaTGATAATGATCAAAGTAATGATATTGCTCTAGACAAAGAGTCTGAGTCGGTGGATATTAATAGTATTAACGCTGAAGATCATCAGCAGATTG AAGAAGAACATGAAGCTGATGTTGAAGCTGAAGCTGAACCTGAAGCTGAACCTGAACCTGAACCTGAAgctgaagaagaagaagaagaagaagaagaagaagaagaagaagaagaagaagaggaaGAAGTGGGACTGGTTGAGAGCCTTGAAGATCCGGAAATTATTGAGTTGCCTCGAGCTGAAACCAAAAAGGATAACATTCCAAGAATTGTTTTGACCTTTAGGACGATTGATGAGACGACCAATGACGGCAGGAAGACTAAAATATCTAGTTGCGCTTCTAATTTAAGCTTAGTACCGGATGAACTTAGTAATTGTGATCAAATTGGCGGCGTCTCGGTTAAGATTGAACATTCAGATGATCATTCTGATGTTGTTGAAAAGTCAGATGTTGAAGAGAACAATGATGAACATGACGAAGAGGTCAAGTCGGATTGCAATGACAAAGATCAAGAGCAAGAGCAGCAAGCCGAGGtgattaattatgataatttagtTGATGCTGTCGTTGAAAATGAAGAAACTGAAGTTCAAGCTGAAGAGCTAGCAGAGAAGCCCGCTGAAGTTAATTCAGTTGATGACACTGTGAGAAGTGATCCTTCAATTGAAGGATTACTTGAAGGAGAAATAGCTTCAATTGAATCTGCAGCGGTAGTTGATCAAGAGAAGAAAGACCAAGAAGACCAAGAAGGATCTAATGTTGCTACTGGTGATAATCAGGCACCCTCGACGAGAAAACGGAGGAGAAGGACGAGATTTAGAGCTTTTAGTGACTCGACTGAAGAAACACCTAGTCTAAAACGATCCGCGCGCCGACTTTGTAAGGAATCTGGCAAGAGTACGGTTTTAGAAAGTGCCATGGCGATTAAAGAAAAGTCTTATTCTACCGAGGagaataaaaaacgaaaatacACTAAGCCAGGTCGGCCTAGACGGGCTAATGTTAAGGAAGTTAAAGTTGTTAACTCTTATACTGAGCACAATAATTATTCTGACAATTCTATTAATGATTCTAAAGTCTCCAGTCCGGGAGATAGTACTGCCAATGATGCATCGTTAATTGAAGATCCACAAAATTCGTCAGTTGAGTATGAGGGTATGCCTAAACTGTCGCCTATGGTTAAAGATTCGCCGGCAAAGATCGAAACTGTTGACGATACCTCGGCTTCGGATGTTGATAAACCGTTTTTGAAACCTGCTGGGAGAAAGAAGGACCGTGGAAGGCCTAGGAATAATAGCTATGTtaggaaaattattaaaaatgattcttTTGAAG ATGGATCTTCAGTTGCAGAAGctggaaaaaataatgactatccagaag aaTATCACGTCCCAATGAAAAGAACTCGCAGAACTATGGTGCCAAGTCCCAGTCCAGCTGAGGGACAAGCATCAAAACCAGAATCATCAGCAGTATTTAGTGag actTATGAACAATCGATGATATGTTTGTGTCAAGTGAGATCGCAGCTATACGTAACGATAACAGGATCAGGAACGCCGCTATTTTGTACAGCGATAGATTCAATAGACAACAGATTAATAGGATGTTGTAATGAAGTAGATGGCAATGACGTAGCAATGAGACGGCCGAGTACACGAGTAccattcattattttatgcTGTGCTCATAAAGAACGTTTATTACGTCACAATTGCTGTCCGTCGTGTGGTTTATTTTGTACTCAAGGTAAATTTGTACAATGTATAAACGGACATCAATTTCATCGTGACTGCGAAGTTTACGTCAACAAAAAACCTGTTTGTCCTCACTGTGCCAATGAGACGTCTAATGTCGACGTTTTGATAACTATGACAGGATCTCGTAAGCCTGTTTATATTCCAACAaggagaaaattttcaaaacttccCTCTGCGAAGATGAGTTTGCCTGGTAAGGGTGATAACACTAAACTCGCGGAAAGACCACCGAGTCCTTTGGTCAAGCCGGAGGATATTAAGATACCTGAAGTCACTGTGAATACCAACGAACGTTCAGAGCGATTTACTATAATAAGTCTTTATACTTCTGTTAAAAATGGCGATTTAGATAAATTAGTCAATGTTTTag CTTGTGGTTATAATGCTAATCACCCATTTCGTGAGTACTCACATCGTACAGCGCTTCATATAGCTGCCGACCGCGGTCACTTGGGATGTGTTCATGCGCTGGTTCAAGCTGGTGCTCAATTAGATGTTATGGATAAGAATCAATTGACACCTTTGATGCTAGCCGCAATGGAAGGAAAGACTGAAATTGTACGTTATTTAGTACGTGTTGGTGCTGACGTTACGCTTAAAGGAGAAGATGGTATGACTGCTTTACATATGGCCGCTAAGTCTGGACATCTTGAGTCCTGTAAGATTATTTTGTCTGAATGTAAAGTGCCTAGGACTTTAGTAg atTCTGTTGATGATGGTGGATGGACGAGTTTAATTTGGGCTTGTGAATTCTGTCATACAGACGTAGCACGATTTTTAATAGAGAAAAAATGTGATCCTTTGATAAGAGACGCCGAACAAAATATAGCCTTGCACTGGAGTGCTTATAGCGGTAGTTCTGAGATTACAGAGATGTTATTGAACGAAGAGTGCGATGTCAATGCTGTTAATGTTCACGGTGACACGCCGTTACATATAGCAGCACGACAGGACCAGTATGCTGTTAGCGTTTTGTTGTTAGCACGCGGTGCCAAAGTATCAGAAGTTAATGCTGCTGGAGAGACGGCTATAAATTGCTGCACGACTGATGGTGATACTATGGCAGCGTTGAGATTAAATGCCAAAGTTATTGAATTGTCGGAGAATATGTGGGAAAAAACAACAAGAATTCTTACTAATGATATTTCTCGTGGTAAAGAATCAAATCCTATACAGTGTGTTAATGGGTTTGATTCAGAGGATAAGCCAACAGATTTTTTGTATGTGGTGGAAAATTGTTTTACAAGTAATATTAATGTTGACAGAACAATAACTTCGTTGCAGTCCTGTCACTGCGAAGATAATTGTAGCTCGGAAAAATGTCTTTGTGGTAATATTAGTTTAAGATGTTGGTATGATGAAGAAGGAAAACTAATTCCGGAGTTTAATTATGCTG atccACCAATGTTATTTGAGTGTAATCAAGCCTGTGCTTGCAATAGAATAACGTGCAATAATCGTGTAGTTCAACATGGATTGACTCAGCGATTCCAACTATTTAGAACGAAAGGGAAAGGATGGGGTCTAAGAAGTTTGCGCCATATACCTAAGGGTAGTTACGTCTGTGAATATGTCGGGGAAATAATATCTGATTCCGAAGCTGATCATCGTGAAGATGATTCTTACCTTTTTGATTTGGATAATCGA gatgGAGAGACTTATTGTATTGATGCAAGGCGATATGGTAATCTAGCACGTTTTATAAATCATTCATGTGCTCCTAACTTACTTCCAGTACGTGTTTTCGTTGAGCATCAGGATTTACATTTTCCTAGGATAGCGTTTTTCGCAAATCGTAATATTGAAGCTGACGAAGAACTcgg ATTCGATTATGGAGAAAAGTTttggataataaaatataaatcattCACATGTACATGTGGTGCATTAAGTTGTCGATACTCGGAGAAAACAATCCAAGTGACGTTAgataattacagaaaaaaaatccaacAAGAAGAGATATTAGCTGgccaattaaattaa